One Zymoseptoria tritici IPO323 chromosome 3, whole genome shotgun sequence genomic region harbors:
- a CDS encoding vacuolar protein 8: protein MANLCSRLFSCCGSRSKVDYENVLADSEREAVADLLNYLENRAETDFFSGEPLAALSTLVYSQNIDLQRSASLTFAEITERGMFEEWSVDRENDANSHTQTSDIEVQRAASAALGNLAVDGQNKTLIVSLGGLTPLIRQMTSPNVEVQCNAVGCITNLATHEENKARIARSGALAPLTRLAKSKDMRVQRNATGALLNMTHSDDNRQQLVSAGAIPVLVSLLSSSDTDVQYYCTTALSNIAVDSTNRKRLAQTETKLVQSLVHLMKGQAPKVQCQAALALRNLASDEKYQLEIVRAGGLPPLLDLLRSSYLPLILSAVACIRNISIHPMNESPIIDAGFLRPLVDLLGSTDNEEIQCHAISTLRNLAASSDRNKQLVLQAGAVQKCKELVLEVPLSVQSEMTAAIAVLALSDELKPQLLELGVFDVLIPLTESESIEVQGNSAAALGNLSSKVGDYSLFLSSWNQPSGGIHGYLNRFLASGDPTFQHIAIWTLLQLLESGDQKLTETINKSEDVMNMVREISEKTIESEDEGEESEDGEAVKDKKFVLRLWSVPRTLRHLPASLSGSELQAISAAFTICKSLSESIRRRATCHASAR, encoded by the exons ATGGCAAATCTGTGTAGCAGACTCTTCTCGTGCTGCGGAA GTCGCTCGAAAGTCGACTACGAAAATGTCCTTGCGGACTCGGAGCGCGAAGCAGTCGCAGACCTGCTGAATTACCTCGAAAAT AGAGCCGAGAccgacttcttctccggcGAGCCTTTAGCCGCGCTCTCCACCCTCGTATACAGCCAGAACATCGACCTGCAACGGAGCGCGAGCTTGACGTTCGCCGAGATCACAGAAAGAGGCATGTTCGAAGAATGGAGCGTGGACAGAGAGAATGATGCTAACTCGCATACACAGAC CTCCGATATTGAGGTTCAGCGTGCAGCCTCCGCCGCGCTGGGTAATCTTGCCGTCGATG GCCAGAACAAAACACTCATCGTCTCCTTGGGCGGCCTCACACCTCTCATCCGACAAATGACCAGCCCGAATGTCGAAGTTCAATGCAACGCGGTCGGCTGTATAACGAACCTGGCCACACATGAAGAGAACAAGGCTCGGATCGCTCGATCGGGTGCTCTTGCGCCGTTGACGAGGCTGGCAAAGAGCAAGGACATGAGGGTACAACGCAATGCTACTGGTGCATTGCTGAACATGACACATTCGGACGACAACCGACAACAACTTGTTTCCGCCGGCGCAATACCAGTCCTCGTCAGCCTGCTCAGCAGTTCAGACACCGATGTCCAATATTACTGCACGACCGCCCTCAGCAATATTGCCGTGGACAGCACGAACAGGAAACGACTAGCACAGACCGAGACGAAGTTGGTGCAAAGCTTGGTGCACTTGATGAAGGGACAGGCGCCCAAAGTGCAGTGCCAGGCTGCTCTCGCTCTCAGAAATCTGGCCAGCGACGAAAAATATCAACTGGAAATCGTTCGAGCTGGAGGTCTGCCACCATTACTCGACCTGCTACGAAGTAGCTATCTTCCACTTATACTCTCGGCGGTGGCATGCATTCGCAACATCAGTATACATCCCATGAACGAATCACCCATCATCGATGCCGGATTCCTGCGCCCACTGGTGGATCTCCTTGGTTCTACCGACAACGAAGAAATTCAGTGTCACGCCATCTCTACACTTCGCAACTTGGCGGCCTCATCAGATCGGAACAAGCAATTGGTGCTTCAGGCGGGTGCAGTGCAAAAGTGCAAGGAGCTGGTTCTGGAGGTACCTCTGAGCGTGCAATCCGAGATGACGGCAGCGATTGCGGTGCTCGCACTATCAGATGAGCTGAAGCCACAGCTGCTGGAGCTGGGCGTCTTTGACGTGCTCATTCCACTGACAGAGAGCGAAAGTATTGAGGTTCAAGGGAATAGCGCAGCCGCTCTTGGCAACCTCAGCAGCAAAG TCGGCGACTACTCGCTTTTCCTTTCCTCGTGGAATCAACCTTCAGGCGGCATCCACGGCTACCTGAATAGATTTCTGGCCTCCGGCGATCCGACATTCCAACACATCGCGATCTGGACTCTCCTGCAACTCCTCGAATCTGGCGATCAAAAGCTCACGGAAACAATCAACAAGTCCGAGGACGTCATGAACATGGTCCGCGAAATCAGCGAGAAGACGATCGAGTCAGAagacgaaggcgaagaaagtGAGGATGGCGAGG CAGTGAAGGACAAGAAGTTTGTCTTGCGTCTGTGGTCCGTTCCACGCACTCTTCGACATTTGCCTGCCAGCCTGAGCGGAAGTGAACTCCAGGCGATCTCAGCGGCATTCACAATCTGCAAATCTCTGTCGGAATCGATTCGAAGGAGAGCCACATGCCATGCCAGC GCA CGATAA